TAACACCCAATATGTCATACACGCAGCCACGCGAATGAACATCTTAATTGGCCCATCAAAGGCCCATTAAAGCGACACTTACACGACGTCGTTTACAATTCAATGTAAACTTGCGCTCTTCTCTCCCCCAAGAAGCAGATTTTGTTGCGCAACTGGTGAAGAGAGAGAGAGAGAGAGAGACAGAGAGAGAGAAAATGTCGACATTTCTGCAATCGCTCATCGATCCAAAGAAGAACTTCCTCGCTCGTATGCATATGAACGCCGTATCCACTCGCCTTCGTAGATACGGTCAGATCTCTATCGAATACCTTAATTTTCCGAATCTGGATTTTGTTGAATCTGATTCTGATTTTGATGTGTTTTCCTTTGTGTTATTTGATTGGAATGATTCAGGTCTCAGGTACGATGATCTGTTCGATCAGTATGAAACCATGGACATTAAGGAAGCGCTGAACAGATTGCCCAGGGAGGTCGTCGACGCTCGTAACCAGCGTCTCAAGCGTGCTATGGATCTCTCCATGAAGCACGAGTACCTTCCCGAGGATCTTCAGGTAACTGAGGATTATTTGAGCAAAAACTAATGTTTTGAGCTTATGTTAATGTATATATGCTTGCCTAGAGTTTATTAGAATTAGCTGGATTGAATTAAAAGGGTATTGCATTGTTTTTTTCATATCCATAAGGTGAAATGGTGATTACAATGTTATACTATTGTTTTGAGCTATCGTATAATGTAACTTTAGTAATTTTGCAACTTGTAACTTTGAGTTTTTTTTTTTTAATTTCATATACAGGCGGTGCAGACCCCGTTCCGTGGCTATCTTAAGGAGATGCTGGCTCTTGTAAGTCTCTTTTGATCCATATTTTTCAGGAAGAAGTTCCTATGTGCAGTTTTAGCCTGTCTGCTTTCTTTGCGTTGATATGCTTGTGGTCTTTAGTTTGTTGGATGATGCATGAAACAATGATTTAAGACTATGAATGCAAGAATTGTCCTTTGTTGTTTGAATCAAGATGTTGTTTGTTTTCCACTTTTCCTATACTAGGGGGAAGTCTTGCATCAGATCATTATCATTACTCTATCATCACTTTTTTTAATGGTGGATGTGTATTTATTTGCAGGTTGAAAGAGAAAAAAAGGAACGTGAAGCCTTGGGAGCTCTACCACTCTACCAGCGCACGCTCCCTTAAGAATATCTTTGTGCCTCTCTTCTGATAAACTCTACTTCTCTGCATAAAATCTCCTCTCCAGAGGGATTAAATTTTGATATTTTGGAAATCACATTCCTGAACAGAGCTATTTACTTCCTGAAAAGCATAAGTCTTGTGATACTTTTCCTAAATGGGATGATATGTTTGCTTGATACATTTTTCACTTTTGCTGGCATGAATAAAATCGACGACACAACACTGAGTCTAGTTCAGTGACTCTCATTTTCTCATTTTGCTTTGGGGTTTTGTTTATATGATTGGTTTCCAAGTTCAATGCAACCAAATGTAAGTGCCATGATTCTATATGTTCGTTAATTTGGATAATGTTGAAAATAACCAATGGTTTCAAGCATAGCAACACATGGGTAGTAGTATTTCACAAAGTTACAATAGTTTTCAACTTATTCATCAATATATTTCTAATGCAAGCATCTGTAGGATTGTTACATGTATATTTGAAGATTGGTCTCCAGCTATAAACATATATAATCGAAAACAAAAATATTACTTAGTTCCAAAAAAAAAAAAAAAAAAGCTGCTAGATAGAAAAAAAATAACCGGCGAGTGGAAAAGCGAAAGATTCCCGCATACATGACTACATGAGTTTTGACCTTCTGAGAAGATCGAAGTTGGGAAATGAAACTTGGGACTTCTAAAACAAGATATTATATACTATCAACATGATATGAATCCTTCATATGATAAGAGAGACCCATGTTATGATATATACTATAATTACTACTGTTTGGGAGGATTATATTTAATATATGCAGAAAAGAACATTTGCATGTGAGTATGTAGACTGGGACACAAGTCTTTAATAGATTCAGGCCAGATCTCTTCTTTAGTTACCCATCTCCCTCTCTGTCCCTTACTTCTTTATCTTTATCTCCTCCTTTTCTTTTGCTCTCTTTCATTTACATAAATGTAGATTTGATTTGTTAGGAGAATGACAAGAAAACTAAATGACTTGAGACTCAAGTACATAATGAATTTTTTTATTTTATCCCATTGGTGTTGCATGCGACTGGATCTTGGATAGTCCACTGATGTGAACATAAAGGGTTTTAGAGATTGGTTTATGTGGTTCGTTCATTTGAAAACTTTTCATTTATTTATATTCGAATGTTTCTTTAAGGCACATAAAATGATTTATTACGTTGTACTAACTTCTGGGTGATGGACCATAAAGTTGGTTGCATGTGATTCGTTGACACAGACTGGATCGTCTTTTGTGTTTCTTTAGTTAGGTTTAGTATCACTTTTCGTTAATCAAAGCTTACTGTGAGTCTGTAATAACTGTTTAGTTTTTACCAGTACCGATATATTCAAAGTTGATGAGAGTATTAGACATACACTCATCAAAATAAGAAACATAGATTATTTTCTTACGTCAAAAGGAAACACAAACAGATAGTCATAAAATATAATCATGTGAGGTAGTGTCTCCCAAGGTTCTAACACTCTGTATTATATAATAGTTCGATGTTTTAAACATAATTAGAGAATTATATAAACAGCGAAGATTTATACGATATTGCCGTTGCCATCACATACTGTAGTATTCACATGTCGCATTAAATAGGTTGGTTAGAACTTTTAATTCAAATAAGTTAAAGTGTTAAACATTTAACTAGTTTTGCAAACGAAGAAAGACGATAGTCAAAATGTCGTTTGGTTAAAAGGTTGGTCCACTTTCCCATTCGTGCTTGTCTATTTCTTTTTATAGCCTATATGTATTGTTTCGGCGAGTAAAAACAAAGTTAGACGACTATCGATCTGACCCCGATTAAATGACAGAATCATAAATTTAGGTTTAACCACCAACACATAGAAAACAATACTGTAATAGTCAATTCTTTATTGTAAACAAAACTGTGACACCCGCCACTTTTGGAATATAATAAATTGATAAAAGCGAAAATAATAATACAACTCAAATAATAATAATCTTCATATCATAATATAAAAGTCAATATGTTTCCAAAAGGCCTAAAAGCCCAACACCGATAACATTCGAAATATAAAATACGACATAAACCGAAAGTCTGAAATAGGAATAACATAAACGATAAAAGTCCAAAGGCCTAAAGGCCCGATAAAGATAAAAGCGGTAAAAGCGATAGAAGCCCAAAAGCCCAATAGCACCGGTCCGATAATCACTCCTGCTCATCAGAATCACCTAAAAGGGGAAAGAATGAGGGGTGAGCGACAGGGGAATCGCTCAGCGAGGTATGGGATGCTACCCCGAAGTCCATGGACCCGGACATAGCACTCCGAATAAATATAATTTAATTCTAATGCATGTCAAACACAATACCTAAAGTACTCAAGCAACAAACAATGGTCCTAGCGAGGTGCACACTCGCCGCCCACTAACAGGCCAAAACACTACCGAAAAGGTGCTCGGTTCATACACACACCGAAAAAGTGCTCGGTAACACACGCCCNNNNNNNNNNNNNNNNNNNNNNNNNNNNNNNNNNNNNNNNNNNNNNNNNNNNNNNNNNNNNNNNNNNNNNNNNNNNNNNNNNNNNNNNNNNNNNNNNNNNNNNNNNNNNNNNNNNNNNNNNNNNNNNNNNNNNNNNNNNNNNNNNNNNNNNNNNNNNNNNNNNNNNNNNNNNNNNNNNNNNNNNNNNNNNNNNNNNNNNNNNNNNNNNNNNNNNNNNNNNNNNNNNNNNNNNNNNNNNNNNNNNNNNNNNNNNNNNNNNNNNNNNNNNNNNNNNNNNNNNNNNNNNNNNNNNNNNNNNNNNNNNNNNNNNNNNNNNNNNNNNNNNNNNNNNNNNNNNNNNNNNNNNNNNNNNNNNNNNNNNNNNNNNNNNNNNNNNNNNNNNNNNNNNNNNNNNNNNNNNNNNNNNNNNNNNNNNNNNNNNNNNNNNNNNNNNNNNNNNNNNNNNNNNNNNNNNNNNNNNNNNNNNNNNNNNNNNNNNNNNNNNNNNNNNNNNNNNNNNNNNNNNNNNNNNNNNNNNNNNNNNNNNNNNNNNNNNNNNNNNNNNNNNNNNNNNNNNNNNNNNNNNNNNNNNNNNNNNNNNNNNNNNNNNNNNNNNNNNNNNNNNNNNNNNNNNNNNNNNNNNNNNNNNNNNNNNNNNNNNNNNNNNNNNNNNNNNNNNNNNNNNNNNNNNNNNNNNNNNNNNNNNNNNNNNNNNNNNNNNNNNNNNNNNNNNNNNNNNNNNNNNNNNNNNNNNNNNNNNNNNNNNNNNNNNNNNNNNNNNNNNNNNNNNNNNNNNNNNNNNNNNNNNNNNNNNNNNNNNNNNNNNNNNNNNNNNNNNNNNNNNNNNNNNNNNNNNNNNNNNNNNNNNNNNNNNNNNNNNNNNNNNNNNNNNNNNNNNNNNNNNNNNNNNNNNNNNNNNNNNNNNNNNNNNNNNNNNNNNNNNNNNNNNNNNNNNNNNNNNNNNNNNNNNNNNNNNNNNNNNNNNNNNNNNNNNNNNNNNNNNNNNNNNNNNNNNNNNNNNNNNNNNNNNNNNNNNNNNNNNNNNNNNNNNNNNNNNNNNNNNNNNNNNNNNNNNNNNNNNNNNNNNNNNNNNNNNNNNNNNNNNNNNNNNNNNNNNNNNNNNNNNNNNNNNNNNNNNNNNNNNNNNNNNNNNNNNNNNNNNNNNNNNNNNNNNNNNNNNNNNNNNNNNNNNNNNNNNNNNNNNNNNNNNNNNNNNNNNNNNNNNNNNNNNNNNNNNNNNNNNNNNNNNNNNNNNNNNNNNNNNNNNNNNNNNNNNNNNNNNNNNNNNNNNNNNNNNNNNNNNNNNNNNNNNNNNNNNNNNNNNNNNNNNNNNNNNNNNNNNNNNNNNNNNNNNNNNNNNNNNNNNNNNNNNNNNNNNNNNNNNNNNNNNNNNNNNNNNNNNNNNNNNNNNNNNNNNNNNNNNNNNNNNNNNNNNNNNNNNNNNNNNNNNNNNNNNNNNNNNNNNNNNNNNNNNNNNNNNNNNNNNNNNNNNNNNNNNNNNNNNNNNNNNNNNNNNNNNNNNNNNNNNNNNNNNNNNNNNNNNNNNNNNNNNNNNNNNNNNNNNNNNNNNNNNNNNNNNNNNNNNNNNNNNNNNNNNNNNNNNNNNNNNNNNNNNNNNNNNNNNNNNNNNNNNNNNNNNNNNNNNNNNNNNNNNNNNNNNNNNNNNNNNNNNNNNNNNNNNNNNNNNNNNNNNNNNNNNNNNNNNNNNNNNNNNNNNNNNNNNNNNNNNNNNNNNNNNNNNNNNNNNNNNNNNNNNNNNNNNNNNNNNNNNNNNNNNNNNNNNNNNNNNN
This sequence is a window from Brassica oleracea var. oleracea cultivar TO1000 chromosome C1, BOL, whole genome shotgun sequence. Protein-coding genes within it:
- the LOC106292799 gene encoding cytochrome b-c1 complex subunit 7-1; its protein translation is MSTFLQSLIDPKKNFLARMHMNAVSTRLRRYGLRYDDLFDQYETMDIKEALNRLPREVVDARNQRLKRAMDLSMKHEYLPEDLQAVQTPFRGYLKEMLALVEREKKEREALGALPLYQRTLP